In Aspergillus luchuensis IFO 4308 DNA, chromosome 1, nearly complete sequence, the following are encoded in one genomic region:
- a CDS encoding NAD-dependent epimerase/dehydratase family protein (COG:M;~EggNog:ENOG410PMQ8;~InterPro:IPR001509,IPR036291;~PFAM:PF04321,PF01073,PF16363,PF07993,PF01370;~go_function: GO:0003824 - catalytic activity [Evidence IEA]), translating to MPKRIIITGGSGKAGQFIIAHLLAQNYDILNLDLNPLPAPLSNKVHTLKVDLTDNGQVHGALHSHFHLTEPFREPLRQVPDAVIHLAGYARNMIVPDNETFRGNTLSTYNVIEAACRMGVPKIITASSLCAYGVAFAEGDVDYPSFPVDEEVDTNPMDVYGLTKVIGERTARSFARRFGTDIYAMRLGAIVAPEELRSRFEEYMHSPEQYKVIRMPEILG from the coding sequence ATGCCCAaacgcatcatcatcaccggtGGCTCCGGCAAAGCCGGCCAATTCATCATTGCCCACCTCCTCGCCCAGAACTACGACATCCTCAACCTGGACCTGAACCCACTTCCCGCTCCCCTCAGCAACAAAGTCCATACCCTCAAAGTTGATCTCACCGACAACGGTCAAGTTCATGGCGCCCTGCActcccatttccatctcACCGAACCCTTCCGTGAACCCCTCCGCCAGGTCCCCGATGCCGTCATTCATCTAGCCGGGTATGCACGGAACATGATCGTCCCTGATAATGAGACCTTCCGAGGCAATACTCTCTCCACTTATAATGTCATCGAAGCTGCATGTCGGATGGGCGTACCGAAGATCATAACTGCCAGTTCACTCTGCGCGTACGGGGTTGCTTTTGCAGAAGGGGATGTCGATTATCCTTCGTTCCCGGTTGACGAGGAGGTAGATACCAATCCGATGGACGTGTATGGTTTAACTAAAGTGATTGGGGAACGTACGGCGCGGAGCTTTGCTCGCCGATTTGGGACTGATATCTATGCCATGCGACTGGGCGCTATTGTCGCGCCGGAGGAATTGCGGAGTCGGTTTGAGGAGTACATGCATTCGCCGGAGCAGTATAAGGTTATACGGATGCCAGAGATATTGGGCTGA
- a CDS encoding Zn(II)2Cys6 transcription factor (COG:S;~EggNog:ENOG410PI62;~InterPro:IPR036864,IPR007219,IPR001138;~PFAM:PF00172,PF04082;~TransMembrane:1 (o580-601i);~go_function: GO:0000981 - DNA-binding transcription factor activity, RNA polymerase II-specific [Evidence IEA];~go_function: GO:0003677 - DNA binding [Evidence IEA];~go_function: GO:0008270 - zinc ion binding [Evidence IEA];~go_process: GO:0006351 - transcription, DNA-templated [Evidence IEA];~go_process: GO:0006355 - regulation of transcription, DNA-templated [Evidence IEA]) — protein MQARVPESSPTPEGDRYVPLRRTARACDSCHRRKIQCDTSVPCNWCRHHNLDCTFDRPVGGNKRKKTTQPANPRPLRRPHQEDLEDRVRKLEELLTRSISTTQHPRNCLSLLEKGHLDAEQSPSLAGSSELPIQTDNPAPSSGLLFGKIHFAGHYVGEIRSYSGIPCFSQSGHEWVQSCTGEPGTFEDVWSHKYPNQVPHLTTPHPQNGYNHSVTPDLPDRSLVEQYVSHFFTSGERMVFPVVDEVLFRDIVELAYRPYQGPPPVEYARARACIFAFLSFIAELDPSPKLPPVDPPVYAAKAQSLLPYILHDVSVPTLQTMVMQAIYRTFTGELQLANQFHSMACRVMFMLGGETGETVDAFRESSKDPQDRKWRSQRMLRRLFWLCYGFDKEICFRSGQPPVIHDEYCDLTLPPNYTEIQYPSTEGNPIRYDDMTIPIFPGDLRLTMLKSKTYRTLYSAKALRKSDAQLLQDIRELDDELEQWRLNVPPGHRPTLGTFQEQHPIPVYRMQPIVIRLEYHYMMCTIHRASGRCEAWGQQWRSCKTGMMEGVNSSMLLAVEASRSSLHFLRTVISSVRPEAFWMIIFYPMSAILTIFCSILANPLDPYVEEDLHLLTVVPDLVRDVRRRRTSDVEIAHMQTVTNFVAELIRLGHCAIEKARRSQRQLTQS, from the exons ATGCAGGCGCGCGTGCCGGAGTCCAGCCCTACCCCCGAGGGGGATCGGTATGTGCCCCTTCGGCGTACTGCTCGGGCCTGTGACTCGTGCCATCGGAGAAAA ATCCAATGTGATACATCTGTCCCCTGTAATTGGTGCCGCCACCATAACCTGGATTGTACCTTTGATAGGCCTGTTGGCGGAAACAAACGAAAGAAAACCACTCAACCCGCCAATCCAAG ACCATTGAGACGACCTCACCAGGAAGACCTGGAGGACAGGGTGCGGAAGCTTGAAGAGCTTCTCACACGGTCGATCTCGACCACACAGCACCCAAGGAATTGTCTTTCCTTACTGGAGAAAGGCCATCTGGATGCTGAACAGTCTCCGAGCTTGGCTGGGTCGTCGGAGCTGCCTATTCAGACGGATAATCCGGCTCCTAGTAGTGGCCTACTGTTCGGGAAGATCCACTTTGCCGGTCACTATGTGGGTGAGATTCGGTCATATAGTGGTATCCCTTGCTTCTCACAATCGGGGCACGAGTGGGTGCAGTCCTGTACTGGAGAGCCTGGCACATTCGAGGATGTCTGGTCGCACAAGTACCCAAACCAGGTCCCTCACCTGACGACTCCCCACCCGCAGAATGGTTACAACCACTCTGTCACACCGGACCTTCCAGACCGGTCCTTGGTGGAACAGTACGTGAGCCACTTCTTCACTTCTGGTGAACGTATGGTCTTtccggtggtggatgaggttctCTTCCGGGATATCGTGGAGCTCGCGTATCGACCATATCAAGGGCCGCCGCCTGTGGAATATGCCCGGGCTCGAGCGTGTATCTTTGCAttcctttcattcattgCCGAGCTGGATCCGTCCCCAAAACTTCCCCCGGTAGATCCTCCAGTCTACGCTGCCAAGGCACAAAGCCTCCTCCCGTATATTCTGCACGATGTCAGTGTACCTACGTTACAAACCATGGTTATGCAG GCTATATACCGAACATTCACAGGCGAACTACAATTAGCCAATCAATTTCATTCCATGGCATGTCGGGTCATGTTCATGCTTGGCGGAGAGACAGGCGAGACGGTAGACGCGTTCCGAGAGTCTTCAAAAGACCCCCAAGACCGGAAATGGCGATCTCAACGAATGCTCCGTCGCTTATTCTGGCTCTGTTATGGCTTCGACAAGGAGATATGTTTCCGGTCCGGTCAACCGCCAGTTATCCACGATGAATACTGTGATCTTACACTTCCACCGAACTATACCGAAATCCAATACCCCAGCACGGAGGGCAATCCAATTCGCTATGACGACATGACCATACCCATCTTCCCCGGAGATTTACGACTGACGATGCTCAAGTCCAAAACCTACCGGACTCTCTACTCTGCTAAAGCGCTGCGCAAGTCCGACGCCCAACTGCTACAAGATATCCGCGAGCTTGACGACGAACTCGAGCAATGGCGCCTAAATGTACCACCCGGGCACCGCCCAACCCTCGGGACTTTCCAGGAACAGCACCCGATACCAGTATACCGCATGCAACCAATTGTCATTCGACTGGAATATCATTATATGATGTGCACCATTCATCGCGCCAGTGGACGATGTGAAGCCTGGGGTCAGCAATGGAGAAGTTGCAAGACTGGAATGATGGAGGGAGTGAATTCAAGCATGCTCTTAGCCGTAGAGGCTAGTCGGTCTTCGCTACATTTTCTTCGAACGGTCATCAGTTCAGTGCGTCCTGAGGCCTTTTG GATGATCATCTTCTATCCCATGTccgccatcctcaccatATTTTGCAGCATTTTAGCGAACCCACTTGATCCATATGTGGAAGAAGATTTGCATCTACTGACGGTGGTCCCAGACCTCGTCAGGGATGTGCGTCGGCGACGTACTTCGGATGTAGAGATTGCACATATGCAAACAGTTACGAATTTCGTGGCCGAGCTGATCCGACTAGGCCACTGCGCTATTGAAAAGGCTCGTCGGAGTCAGAGGCAGCTCACCCAATCGTGA